Genomic segment of Candoia aspera isolate rCanAsp1 chromosome 2, rCanAsp1.hap2, whole genome shotgun sequence:
tggaattcccacctggtgatacaccagaggactcacacaggagagaaaccatatgagtgtctggattgtgggaaaagtttcattcggaattcccacctggtgatacaccagaggactcacacaggagagaaaccatatgagtgtgcggattgtgggaaaagtttcattcagaattccaacctggtgatacaccagaggactcacacaggagagaaaccatatgagtgtccagattgtgggaaagatttcagacttaggtctagccttataaatcatgtaggtttacaTATAGGAGAGAAACcgttcaaatgcccagactgtggaTGGTGGTTCACAAACAATTCCTCCCTCAGCAGACACAAGAAAAGGCACATGAGGCAGAAGGTGAGGAATGTAGAGAAGGCTTGAATTTCACATCTCACCTACCTTTGGGCATCCCCCTGAAAAggtaagtatttaatttctggcctGATTCTTTGTAGTCAAATATGTCTCAGTATtagagatgggggggagaaaagaaatggaaaatattagTTTGAGAAAGACTAACTAAACGTTTCTGGCTATCAGCAGAAGTTCCCAGTAAGCTGCTGCAGGtcttaaaagatacaaaaaagatagGTGGactcagattttatgagagaatCCGTTAGGGACAAGTGTGGCAGTAGTGTAAAGTTTCAGATGTAGAGGCTcttctgccttgcagttgaacagagcttctttttaagttttccctAAGAATGCCTACAAGTAAAGGGTGGAAATGATTTGGAGCTGCTAAGTGGGATTTTAGCTATGCAGAGgaatgatcctgattttgctgagttcagaagacaccaaagaattcaaggcttgttcattgcaggaacccaattcagagatcaggttataatccccttttcccccctagtagatcactttgcatatgatccctCTGGAGGAGGAGACCCAACAGCCAGGACCGggccaggggtggggaggaaggaagaggctcttttggccttaGGCACAAGCTCCGAGTGGGTTCACACTTAATGGTCTGCAAAGTTGTTATAACTTAGGTATAAAATATTCCAAGTTGAATATTTTATATTcgaattatatttaattctctcttccttcctctctcttgctcttttttggtgCAGCATTTCTGTGCACACCTGTTACGACGTCCCATTTCATTATTGGCAGGAGCTCCAAACACTTTTTCTGTTAAGGATTTATTGTGTAAGTTTGCCATTTTGAGGGCATTGCCCACTCTAGCGCTCCATCCTCTTGGATACGGATGGTGTCAGTGCTTTTATATGAAGATCCATCCTGCAGCCAGGACTTTTCTCCTAGAAGATACAGATAGAGAAGCCCTGCTCAGGACCGCCAGTCTCTTGCTCTCGTCCCGttcttgaatttctccccatatttAGCGGTTGGTTCTGTAGTGTTGCCCGAAGATTTATCAGTTGTATTCAAAATATGTCCTGCATTCTGTGAAGAATTCCCTTCTTGTGattaaacagagaaaaagcttctttaattggcttttctcttttgtaaaggagccattgcactttttcttctcttatttttttttccctttaaagccattgtgagccagcttccacattccccagccatctcgaGGGAGGAGGGCCTCTCCCAAAGCTTTTATTTGTGACGCTGTAAGCAGCAGGGAGCGTTAATGCAGAGAGGATTGCTGACCAGACAGAGGTGCCAATGGGGGCAGAGATTAAAATAACCAATGGCTGTTTGAAGCCTCCCTCAGTGCTGAATACGTAGCTGCCAACCATACCGGACGTTAATATTGGGCCTTGTAGCCTCCTCTTGACTTTCGTGGTCCCTCCCCCactgaaatctctgcaaattagtGCCATTAGTGATAGAGAATATGTTCCCATGTGAGTTTTTCCCCCCTTATTGGTGATCCTGGTTGGGAAAGAGGGTTGCAAGAAAATCCCTCCGCTCGATTGGCGATGTGACCTGGAGCATTGTGGTGGAGTCCCACGGTGCCCATGCCGAATGTCTTTTCAGCCTTGGGGACACTCAATTCTACCGGTGGAAAAGGGGCATCAGCTTGTTTTTTGGGTGCAGCcccattttaaagatggaaaccctGGAAACGGGAGAATGAAGCCAGGAGAGCGACCGTCCTACTCAGAACAAGGGACTCTCCGCATGTGGCAGCCCCAGAGCCGAAGCATCAaagagcagcttttcagactgagGCAGGCATTTGAGTGCAACTGGTGGGACAGGGAAGGTGCTGCAGACTCCTCCTGACATACTGTCTGGGGTTAGAGATTGAGCACAAGCCAGGATCTCCAGCCAGTAATGCAAGAGGCAGAAGATGGTGGGTGTTGCAGTCCAAGGGCACCTGCAGGACTGTCTCACCCATCTTCCATACCGATGAATTACTACTTGGCAGCTGTAAATGTAGATTAGGGCACGCAACTTTCTTTTTCAATCTCAATCTCAATTTCTCTTGATCCTTTGGCTCTCCGGGGGCAGGGCGTGATGGGGTGAAGCCCTCCTGTGGAGCCTGCCAGGAGACTTTGTTATTGCTCAGCCCCACCACCGCCCTCTCCCCGCCCAGCTTAAGTGAAAAGGAGGGTCCAGCCCACTTCCTGCCCCACCTGCTGCCCTTCCTGGTCTCCAGCCGCCTGCCGACGCCAGGGCTGCAaaatccacccccccaccccccacccccggacaGGAAGGGGCGCCGAAGCGGCGCCAGGTGGGCAACTATCTTGCAAGAGGGCAACTGGTTCCCCAGTATGGGGAAGCAatcaggaggaggggggggaTTCCCAGGTGCAAgaagggggggcagggaggagatgggcaggggtcCCCCCCTGCTCCCCTTCTGGTTCCCCGCCTTATTTGTGAGGTTTTCTGCTTGTCCTCCCGAGTTGCTGCTTCTGCAGAGGGCGCTCTGCTCTCCTTGAAATCACTCCTCCAAGAATTTACCCTGGAGAAGAAACTTCTGCCCTTTTTACACTCGCTAATATAACAAGAGCTTTCAGACAGCTCTAGAAACCAAGGATTCTTGAGTCAGGTTTCACTCCGAATGGCATCTGGGTGGCTTTCTTGCCAGTGTCCTCTTCTGAGGTTGTTTTCACTCCTTCCTTAATTTAGTGTACAGCTTGGAGATTCCCTAGCGATGTTCCATATCAATATTAACTTGTGCAGCTCTGCCTAATTTCCCAAGGCCAGCTAAGTGCTGAGCAGTTTTTTTATGGGGCAGGtgaacatgcttttttaaaaagtcataatgcATCTAGGAGGCTGTGGCttggaatcacagaatcatagggacgggagggaccttggaggtcttcaggcccagctcctgcccaaggcaggagtcctcataccatgtcggacaaatggttgtccaacctttTCCTGAAaccctccagcgatggagcacccacaactccgggagggAAGCTGTTCCACGCTTAGGAGTTCTCACGGTCAGGAAATTCCCCCTCCTTTCCCGGTTGGATCCGCCTCTGACCGGCTTCCCCCCATTGCTCGTGTCCTACCCCCAGGTGCCGTGAGGAATACATGGACGCCCTCCTCCCTGGGGCAGCCCTTCACGTACTGGAAGACGGCTATCCTGTCTCCCCCCACTCTTCTCTTCGTTGAGCTGAAGACACCCAGTTGCTTCGGCCGTTCTTCGCAGGGCTGCGTCTCCAGGCCCCTCGTCCCTTGTTTCTCTTCCTCTGTGGTATTGTTTTCGTTTGGGCCTCTATTATCTTGTTGTTTAGAATTTCCCAAGCATCCTGAACTGCTTTCCCCCTAGGATTTCCACCCGTGGAATCCTTCCTATTTTTGCTCTCAGTTTGCTGAAGTCAGCTCTCGTAAAATCCAGAAGACCAGCCTGACCTGGTTCCGTTCCCCTTGCCTGCATTATGGCGAATCCTAGCATGACACGGTCAGTCTCCCCCGAAGTCCCTACAACTTCCCCTCCCTCAGCCATTTCATCCCCATTAGTAAGTATGAAGTCCAGCATCGCTGACGCTCTAGTCCCCTCTTCCACCCTTTGGACGATAAAGGTGTCAGCTGGGCACGTCAGGAAGCTTCTTCGATCTCCCACTTCCTGCAGAGTTTGTTTCCCAGTCGATGTCGGGGTGGTTAAGGTCCCCCATTACTACAGTGGTGTGTTTCCTGGACACCTCCGCCGACCGATTTGCAGAGCCTTTAGCTATCTCCTCTGCTTGGCTGGGTGGCCTTTAGTGCACCCCTCTGGCAGCGTCGTTCCTTTTTCCCCTGATATTCACCCAAGTGCCTCCAAGAAGGCGTTCATCCTTGAAGCCATGTACTTCTGTGCGGGTGTAGTAGTTCTTTACGTACAACacaactcctcctctgttcttgGGTCGGTGTCTTTCGAACACGTTTTACCCTTCTGGTAGTAGATCCCAGTCATGGGTTCCGTCCCACCAAGCTTTTGAAAGCGttacaagaaatacaataatgcGCCTTCCAAACTTTTGGGGAAAACCATTCAGTGACCAGGGGGTTTAAAACAACAGTCGAATTAAATGCACGGTTCCTTGTATCCAGTCAGACAGGACAGTTTCAGGAGGGGTGTCTCAGAGTTGGAGGAGGGATTTCAGtatgcagtcccagttgcccttaagcgaggacctcctcgcaacttctggccggcttccaacaagcaaagtcaccgGGCACGCCGGCAGGAAGTCGCAGGTCCCAGGTGGCTGGCAAGCAGGCTGGTAGGCGGGAAAGTGGCTGCTGAGGGGGAAGCGTGGCTGGGCCCGGGGGTGGCTGATGCCGGGTGCAGGAGGGCGTATGCACTATGGAGTccggggggggggtagtgctgtgggtGCGCGCgggctatggagtatgagatccatAGCCGGCTCCTTGGGAGAGAAAGGAGTTGGAGTGACTTACAGGGGTTCAATTCTGACTGTAGAAAAGTGAAAAACTCCCACTCCTTCCGTCttgctcagttgcagtggcgatgcctgcacccttgggagacccgaCAGAACAGGTTAGCGATAGGTCGTCGTGCAGAAAATCTACTGATCGGATGGGTCGGAGTCGgaaaggacttgatggcacaaaatccatCAAAAAAATCTCGCCAGCGCCTTAAGCTAGAGATCGCAGGAGTGTGTTTTGCAGCCTCTTGTGGCCAGACGGCGCTCTGGAAACACGCAACCCCCGCGCCTGGAAAGCTGTCAGTAGAGTAGCGGCGTCTGTGGTTGCTGAGGCCCGACATCCgacgggagggggagcgggggagctgGAGGAATAGAGTATAGGATTGCTAGAGGGGATGCCGGAGGAGAGGCGGAGGGCAGGGGAACTTCCTGTTCCGGCTCCCTCCTGGGGGGAGAGCGGCGCGGAGGGGCGCTGTGTGGTGTTCCCGGGGTCGGTCGGAGCAGCCgcggccggaaggtgagcggaggacgggcgggaggagaggccgggagcgagcggggctgcctcgtttcctccgCGGGGGGGAATCGGATGAGCAACTCCGCTGCAAAGTGCcagctgtgtgtgtttctgtctttctctctgtgtgcacgtgtgtgcgtgtgtgtagaATCCGTCCCCAGCACTTGCAGAGATCCTTGATGATAACCCTCCGCAGTGCTCAGAATCTGGCTGACCCAGGCCAAAAAGTGAATGTCTGGATTGGAACGTGGATCTCGCTAGTCTTCCGTGTGTCAAATGAATCATAATGAAAGGTAGAGGTTAATCTGGCCTTTTGgtactttgcttttccattgtaatgtatgctttttgtTGTAGTTGCTTTCACACGTTGTTAAGctgttttataaacaataattaaactTAACGCTTTTATGTAATCTTATAGACAAAAAGGATGCCAGTCAGAGCCTTCTGGACAACTGAGAATCAGGAggagcattaaaaaggaaagcacatcAAGCCAGGAATCAAAATTTTTCCACTTCCTGCAGAAAAGCACAAAACCCTTCTCTTTCCCCAGCAGGTGACAgacaagggagagaaaaacaggaagagagttttcAACTGTAAAACATGGAGTATGTTGAACTCAAGAGAACCTTACCTGAAAAGGTCAAGGGGGAGAATTTCcaatttcagaaaaagagagaactaTGTGGGAGAAGCAGAGATTGTAGATCACGGCTGATTATTCAGGAGAGAATCCACACCagagaaaagccatacaaatgctccaaatgtggcaaaagctttacttgcaagaCCTCCCTGGTGATTCATCGAAGGACCCACACTGGAGagaagctaaagcagtgctccaaatgtggcaaaagctttagcaGGCACGCCAGCCTGGTGCATCAcaggaggactcacacaggagataaACCGTATgaatgtctggattgtgggaaaagtttcagttggaattccaacctggtgattcaccagaggactcacacaggagagaaaccatatgagtgcccggattgtgggaaaagtttcagtgtcaAATCCAGCCTGCTGGTACACCAGACGACTCATactggagagaaaccgtatgagtgtccggattgtgggaaaagtttcagtcggaattcccacctggtgagacaccagaggactcacacaggagagaaaccgcatgagtgtctggattgtgggaaaagtttcagtcggaattcccagctggtgagacaccagaggactcacacaggagagaaaccgcatgagtgtctggattgtgggaaaagtttcagtcggaattcccagctggtgagacaccagaggactcacacaggagagaaaccatatgagtgtccggattgtgggaagcgtttcaaTCAGAATTCCAACCTAGTGATACACCATAGGACTCACACAAGAGAGAAACCAtctgagtgtccggattgtgggaagcgtttcagtcagaattcacagctggtgatgcaccagaggactcacacaggagagaaaccatatgagtgcctggattgtgggaaacgtttcagtcagaattcccacctggtgatacaccagaggactcacacaggagagaaaccatttgagtgtctggattgtgggaaacgtttcagtcagaattcccacctggtgatacaccagaggactcacacaggagagaaaccgcatgaatgtctggattgtgggaagtgtttcagttggaattcccacctggtgatacaccagaggactcacacaggagagaaaccatatgagtgtctggattgtgggaaaagtttcattcggaattcccacctggtgatacaccagaggactcacacaggagagaaaccatatgagtgtgcggattgtgggaaaagtttcattcagaattccaacctggtgatacaccagaggactcacacaggagagaaaccatatgagtgtccagattgtgggaaagatttcagacttaggtctagccttataaatcatgtaggtttacaTATAGGAGAGAAACcgttcaaatgcccagactgtggaTGGTGGTTCACAAACAATTCCTCCCTCAGCAGACACAAGAAAAGGCACATGAGGCAGAAGGTGAGGAATGTAGAGAAGGCTTGAATTTCACATCTCACCTACCTTTGGGCATCCCCCTGAAAAggtaagtatttaatttctggcctGATTCTTTGTAGTCAAATATGTCTCAGTATtagagatgggggggagaaaagaaatggaaaatattagTTTGAGAAAGACTAACTAAACGTTTCTGGCTATCAGCAGAAGTTCCCAGTAAGCTGCTGCAGGtcttaaaagatacaaaaaagatagGTGGactcagattttatgagagaatCCGTTAGGGACAAGTGTGGCAGTAGTGTAAAGTTTCAGATGTAGAGGCTcttctgccttgcagttgaacagagcttctttttaagttttccctAAGAATGCCTACAAGTAAAGGGTGGAAATGATTTGGAGCTGCTAAGTGGGATTTTAGCTATGCAGAGgaatgatcctgattttgctgagttcagaagacaccaaagaattcaaggcttgttcattgcaggaacccaattcagagatcaggttataatccccttttcccccctagtagatcactttgcatatgatccctCTGGAGGAGGAGACCCAACAGCCAGGACCGggccaggggtggggaggaaggaagaggctcttttggccttaGGCACAAGCTCCGAGTGGGTTCACACTTAATGGTCTGCAAAGTTGTTATAACTTAGGTATAAAATATTCCAAGTTGAATATTTTATATTcgaattatatttaattctctcttccttcctctctcttgctcttttttggtgCAGCATTTCTGTGCACACCTGTTACGACGTCCCATTTCATTATTGGCAGGAGCTCCAAACACTTTTTCTGTTAAGGATTTATTGTGTAAGTTTGCCATTTTGAGGGCATTGCCCACTCTAGCGCTCCATCCTCTTGGATACGGATGGTGTCAGTGCTTTTATATGAAGATCCATCCTGCAGCCAGGACTTTTCTCCTAGAAGATACAGATAGAGAAGCCCTGCTCAGGACCGCCAGTCTCTTGCTCTCGTCCCGttcttgaatttctccccatatttAGCGGTTGGTTCTGTAGTGTTGCCCGAAGATTTATCAGTTGTATTCAAAATATGTCCTGCATTCTGTGAAGAATTCCCTTCTTGTGattaaacagagaaaaagcttctttaattggcttttctcttttgtaaaggagccattgcactttttcttctcttatttttttttccctttaaagccattgtgagccagcttccacattccccagccatctcgaGGGAGGAGGGCCTCTCCCAAAGCTTTTATTTGTGACGCTGTAAGCAGCAGGGAGCGTTAATGCAGAGAGGATTGCTGACCAGACAGAGGTGCCAATGGGGGCAGAGATTAAAATAACCAATCTCTGTTTGAAGCCTCCTTCAGCACTAAATACGTAGCTGCCAACCAAACCGGACGTTAATATTGGGCCTTGTAGCCTCCTCTTGACTTTCGTGGTCCCTCCCCTgctgaaatctctgcaaattagtGCCATTAGTGATAGAGAATATGTTCCCATGTGAGTTTTTCCCCCCTTATTGGTGATCCTGGTTGGGAAAGAGGGTTGCAAGAAAATCCCTCCGCTCGATTGGCGATGTGACCTGGAGCATTGTGGTGGAGTCCCACGGTGCCCATGCCGAATGTCTTTTCAGCCTTGGGGACACTCAATTCTACCGGTGGAAAAGGGGCATCAGCTTGTTTTTTGGGTGCAGCcccattttaaagatggaaaccctGGAAACGGGAGAATGAAGCCAGGAGAGCGACCGTCCTACTCAGAACAAGGGACTCTCCGCATGTGGCAGCCCCAGAGCCGAAGCATCAaagagcagcttttcagactgagGCAGGCATTTGAGTGCAACTGGTGGGACAGGGAAGGTGCTGCAGACTCCTCCTGACATACTGTCTGGGGTTAGAGATTGAGCACAAGCCAGGATCTCCAGCCAGTAATGCAAGAGGCAGAAGATGGTGGGTGTTGCAGTCCAAGGGCACCTGCAGGACTGTCTCACCCATCTTCCATACCGATGAATTACTACTTGGCAGCTGTAAATGTAGATTAGGGCACGCAACTTTCTTTTTCAATCTCAATCTCAATTTCTCTTGATCCTTTGGCTCTCCGGGGGCAGGGCGTGATGGGGTGAAGCCCTCCTGTGGAGCCTGCCAGGAGACTTTGTTATTGCTCAGCCCCACCACCGCCCTCTCCCCGCCCAGCTTAAGTGAAAAGGAGGGTCCAGCCCACTTCCTGCCCCACCTGCTGCCCTTCCTGGTCTCCAGCCGCCTGCCGACGCCAGGGCTGCAaaatccacccccccaccccccacccccggacaGGAAGGGGCGCCGAAGCGGTGCCAGGTGGGCAACTATCTTGCAAGAGGGCAACTGGTTCCCCAGTATGGGGAAGCAATCAGGAGGAGGGGGGGAATTCCCAGGTGCAAgaagggggggcagggaggagatgggcaggggtcCCCCCCTGCTCCCCTTCTGGTTCCCCGCCTTATTCGTGAGGTTTTCTGCTTGTCCTCCCGAGTTGCTGCTTCTGCAGAGGGCGCTCTGCTCTCCTTGAAATCACTCCTCCAAGAATTTACCCTGGAGAAGAAACTTCTGCCCTTTTTACACTCGCTAATATAACAAGAGCTTTCAGACAGCTCTAGAAACCAAGGATTCTTGAGTCAGGTTTCACTCCGAATGGCATCTGGGTGGCTTTCTTGCCAGTGTCCTCTTCTGAGGTTGTTTTCACTCCTTCCTTAATTTAGTGTACAGCTTGGAGATTCCCTAGCGATGTTCCATATCAATATTAACTTGTGCAGCTCTGCCTAATTTCCCAAGGCCAGCTAAGTGCTGAGCAGTTTTTTTATGGGGCAGGtgaacatgcttttttaaaaagtcataatgcATCTAGGAGGCTGTGGCttggaatcacagaatcatagggacgggagggaccttggaggtcttcaggcccagctcctgcccaaggcaggagtcctcataccatgtcggacaaatggttgtccaacctttTCCTGAAaccctccagcgatggagcacccacaactccgggagggAAGCTGTTCCACGCTTAGGAGTTCTCACGGTCAGGAAATTCCCCCTCCTTTCCCGGTTGGATCCGCCTCTGACCGGCTTCCCCCCATTGCTCGTGTCCTACCCCCAGGTGCCGTGAGGAATACATGGACGCCCTCCTCCCTGGGGCAGCCCTTCACGTACTGGAAGACGGCTATCCTGTCTCCCCCCACTCTTCTCTTCGTTGAGCTGAAGACACCCAGTTGCTTCGGCCGTTCTTCGCAGGGCTGCGTCTCCAGGCCCCTCGTCCCTTGTTTCTCTTCCTCTGTGGTATTGTTTTCGTTTGGGCCTCTATTATCTTGTTGTTTAGAATTTCCCAAGCATCCTGAACTGCTTTCCCCCTAGGATTTCCACCCGTGGAATCCTTCCTATTTTTGCTCTCAGTTTGCTGAAGTCAGCTCTCGTAAAATCCAGAAGACCAGCCTGACCTGGTTCCGTTCCCCTTGCCTGCATTATGGCGAATCCTAGCATGACACGGTCAGTCTCCCCCGAAGTCCCTACAACTTCCCCTCCCTCAGCCATTTCATCCCCATTAGTAAGTATGAAGTCCAGCATCGCTGACGCTCTAGTCCCCTCTTCCACCCTTTGGACGATAAAGGTGTCAGCTGGGCACGTCAGGAAGCTTCTTCGATCTCCCACTTCCTGCAGAGTTTGTTTCCCAGTCGATGTCGGGGTGGTTAAGGTCCCCCATTACTACAGTGGTGTGTTTCCTGGACACCTCCGCCGACCGATTTGCAGAGCCTTTAGCTATCTCCTCTGCTTGGCTGGGTGGCCTTTAGTGCACCCCTCTGGCAGCGTCGTTCCTTTTTCCCCTGATATTCACCCAAGTGCCTCCAAGAAGGCGTTCATCCTTGAAGCCATGTACTTCTGTGCGGGTGTAGTAGTTCTTTACGTACAACacaactcctcctctgttcttgGGTCGGTGTCTTTCGAACACGTTTTACCCTTCTGGTAGTAGATCCCAGTCATGGGTTCCGTCCCACCAAGCTTTTGAAAGCGttacaagaaatacaataatgcGCCTTCCAAACTTTTGGGGAAAACCATTCAGTGACCAGGGGGTTTAAAACAACAGTCGAATTAAATGCACGGTTCCTTGTATCCAGTCAGACAGGACAGTTTCAGGAGGGGTGTCTCAGAGTTGGAGGAGGGATTTCAGtatgcagtcccagttgcccttaagcgaggacctcctcgcaacttctggccggcttccaacaagcaaagtcaccgGGCACGCCGGCAGGAAGTCGCAGGTCCCAGGTGGCTGGCAAGCAGGCTGGTAGGCGGGAAAGTGGCTGCTGAGGGGGAAGCGTGGCTGGGCCCGGGGGTGGCTGATGCCGGGTGCAGGAGGGCGTATGCACTATGGAGTccggggggggggtagtgctgtgggtGCGCGCgggctatggagtatgagatccatAGCCGGCTCCTTGGGAGAGAAAGGAGTTGGAGTGACTTACAGGGGTTCAATTCTGACTGTAGAAAAGTGAAAAACTCCCACTCCTTCCGTCttgctcagttgcagtggcgatgcctgcacccttgggagacccgaCAGAACAGGTTAGCGATAGGTCGTCGTGCAGAAAATCTACTGATCGGATGGGTCGGAGTCGgaaaggacttgatggcacaaaatccatCAAAAAAATCTCGCCAGCGCCTTAAGCTAGAGATCGCAGGAGTGTGTTTTGCAGCCTCTTGTCGCCAGAGGGCGCTCTGGAAACACGCAACCCCCGCGCCTGGAAAGCTGTCAGTAGAGTGGCGGCGTCTGTGGTTGCTGAGGGCCGACATCCgacgggagggggagcgggggagctgGAAGAATAGAGTATAGGATTGCTAGAGGGGATGCCGGAGGAGAGGCGGAGGGCAGGGGAACTTCCTGTTCCGGCTCCCTCCTGGGGGGAGAGCGGCGCGGAGGGGCGCTGTGTGGTGTTCCCGGGGTCGGTCGGAGCAGCCgcggccggaaggtgagcggaggacgggcgggaggagaggccgggagcgagcggggctgcctcgtttcctccgCGGGGGGGAATCGGATGAGCAACTCCGCTGCAAAGTGCcagctgtgtgtgtttctgtctttctctctgtgtgcacgtgtgtgcgtgtgtgtagaATCCGTCCCCAGCACTTGCAGAGATCCTTGATGATAACCCTCCGCAGTGCTCAGAATCTGGCTGACCCAGGCCAAAAAGTGAATGTCTGGATTGGAACGTGGATCTCGCTAGTCTTCCGTGTGTCAAATGAATCATAATGAAAGGTAGAGGTTAATCTGGCCTTTTGgtactttgcttttccattgtaatgtatgctttttgtTGTAGTTGCTTTCACACGTTGTTAAGctgttttataaacaataattaaactTAACGCTTTTATGTAATCTTATAGACAAAAAGGATGCCAGTCAGAGCCTTCTGGACAACTGAGAATCAGGAggagcattaaaaaggaaagcacatcAAGCCAGGAATCAAAATTTTTCCACTTCCTGCAGAAAAGCACAAAACCCTTCTCTTTCCCCAGCAGGTGACAgacaagggagagaaaaacaggaagagagttttcAACTGTAAAACATGGAGTATGTTGAACTCAAGAGAACCTTACCTGAAAAGGTCAAGGGGGAGAATTTCcaatttcagaaaaagagagaactaTGTGGGAGAAGCAGAGATTGTAGATCACGGCTGATTATTCAGGAGAGAATCCACACCagagaaaagccatacaaatgctccaaatgtggcaaaagctttacttgcaagaCCTCCCTGGTGATTCATCGAAGGACCCACACTGGAGagaagctaaagcagtgctccaaatgtggcaaaagctttagcaGGCACGC
This window contains:
- the LOC134492077 gene encoding zinc finger protein 271-like isoform X3 — its product is MEYVELKRTLPEKVKGENFQFQKKRELCGRSRDCRSRLIIQERIHTREKPYKCSKCGKSFTCKTSLVIHRRTHTGEKLKQCSKCGKSFSRHASLVHHRRTHTGDKPYECLDCGKSFSWNSNLVIHQRTHTGEKPYECPDCGKSFSVKSSLLVHQTTHTGEKPYECPDCGKSFSRNSHLVRHQRTHTGEKPHECLDCGKSFSRNSQLVRHQRTHTGEKPYECPDCGKRFNQNSNLVIHHRTHTREKPSECPDCGKRFSQNSQLVMHQRTHTGEKPYECPDCGKSFSVKSSLLVHQTTHTGEKPYECPDCGKSFSRNSHLVRHQRTHTGEKPHECLDCGKSFSRNSQLVRHQRTHTGEKPYECPDCGKRFNQNSNLVIHHRTHTREKPSECPDCGKRFSQNSQLVMHQRTHTGEKPYECLDCGKRFSQNSHLVIHQRTHTGEKPFECLDCGKRFSQNSHLVIHQRTHTGEKPHECLDCGKCFSWNSHLVIHQRTHTGEKPYECLDCGKSFIRNSHLVIHQRTHTGEKPYECADCGKSFIQNSNLVIHQRTHTGEKPYECPDCGKDFRLRSSLINHERIHTREKPYKCSKCGKSFTCKTSLVIHRRTHTGEKLKQCSKCGKSFSRHASLVHHRRTHTGDKPYECLDCGKSFSWNSNLVIHQRTHTGEKPYECPDCGKSFSVKSSLLVHQTTHTGEKPYECPDCGKSFSRNSHLVRHQRTHTGEKPHECLDCGKSFSRNSQLVRHQRTHTGEKPHECLDCGKSFSRNSQLVRHQRTHTGEKPYECPDCGKRFNQNSNLVIHHRTHTREKPSECPDCGKRFSQNSQLVMHQRTHTGEKPYECLDCGKRFSQNSHLVIHQRTHTGEKPFECLDCGKRFSQNSHLVIHQRTHTGEKPHECLDCGKCFSWNSHLVIHQRTHTGEKPYECLDCGKSFIRNSHLVIHQRTHTGEKPYECADCGKSFIQNSNLVIHQRTHTGEKPYECPDCGKDFRLRSSLINHVGLHIGEKPFKCPDCGWWFTNNSSLSRHKKRHMRQKVRNVEKA
- the LOC134492077 gene encoding zinc finger protein 850-like isoform X4, which produces MEYVELKRTLPEKVKGENFQFQKKRELCGRSRDCRSRLIIQERIHTREKPYKCSKCGKSFTCKTSLVIHRRTHTGEKLKQCSKCGKSFSRHASLVHHRRTHTGDKPYECLDCGKSFSWNSNLVIHQRTHTGEKPYECPDCGKSFSVKSSLLVHQTTHTGEKPYECPDCGKSFSRNSHLVRHQRTHTGEKPHECLDCGKSFSRNSQLVRHQRTHTGEKPYECPDCGKRFNQNSNLVIHHRTHTREKPSECPDCGKRFSQNSQLVMHQRTHTGEKPYECPDCGKSFSVKSSLLVHQTTHTGEKPYECPDCGKSFSRNSHLVRHQRTHTGEKPHECLDCGKSFSRNSQLVRHQRTHTGEKPYECPDCGKRFNQNSNLVIHHRTHTREKPSECPDCGKRFSQNSQLVMHQRTHTGEKPYECLDCGKRFSQNSHLVIHQRTHTGEKPFECLDCGKRFSQNSHLVIHQRTHTGEKPHECLDCGKCFSWNSHLVIHQRTHTGEKPYECLDCGKSFIRNSHLVIHQRTHTGEKPYECADCGKSFIQNSNLVIHQRTHTGEKPYECPDCGKDFRLRSSLINHVGLHIGEKPFKCPDCGWCFSRHASLVHHRRTHTGDKPYECLDCGKSFSWNSNLVIHQRTHTGEKPYECPDCGKSFSVKSSLLVHQTTHTGEKPYECPDCGKSFSRNSHLVRHQRTHTGEKPHECLDCGKSFSRNSQLVRHQRTHTGEKPHECLDCGKSFSRNSQLVRHQRTHTGEKPYECPDCGKRFNQNSNLVIHHRTHTREKPSECPDCGKRFSQNSQLVMHQRTHTGEKPYECLDCGKRFSQNSHLVIHQRTHTGEKPFECLDCGKRFSQNSHLVIHQRTHTGEKPHECLDCGKCFSWNSHLVIHQRTHTGEKPYECLDCGKSFIRNSHLVIHQRTHTGEKPYECADCGKSFIQNSNLVIHQRTHTGEKPYECPDCGKDFRLRSSLINHVGLHIGEKPFKCPDCGWWFTNNSSLSRHKKRHMRQKVRNVEKA